The Vicinamibacteria bacterium genome includes the window GTGCCGCGCGGCTCCTCCGCGATGCGCCCGTCTACCGTCTCCTGCACTCGAAACAGAATTGCGTTCCCGCGGGCCACCGCCACCGCGCTCGTGAAACGAGCCCTCCGCCCATCGGGCGGCACGCCCCTGAGTCGCTGCAACAGGAGGCGATTGCGCGCGTCGTCAGTCGCGCCTTCTCCCGCGAATCGGCTTGAGTAGAGGCCCGGTCCCCCGCCCAGCGCGTCCACGCCGAGGCCGGAGTCGTCGGCCGCGGCCAACCGACCCGAGCGTCCGGCATAGTAGAGGGCCTTGAGGATCGCATTCTCCATGAACGAGGATCCCGTCTCCTCGGGTGCCTCCCGGATTCCCAGCTCCGTCGGACTCAGCACGCGGAAGCGCAGGTCCTGCAGGAGTTGCCTCATCTCGCCGAGTTTTCCGGGATTCTGACTGGCCAGCAGGAGGTCGGCGGTCACGGTCGCGTGCTATGATGCCTGAAAAAGACGGGGCGTGGCGCAGCCTGGTAGCGCACCTGCCTTGGGCGCAGGTGGTCGCCGGTTCAAATCCGGCCGCCCCGACCACTCGATTCTTGTTGGTCGTCAAGTACTTGCTCCTGCCGGCGAAACTACTCGTGCTCTCGCTTTTGTTCCGATCCACCGGCTCACGCGTCCAAAAAGCCGCGCAGCCTGCAGGCCGCGGCAGAGGGCCGGGTTCAGTGCCACGAACAGGTCAAAAAAGCGCCTGTCAGAGTCGCTCGTAACATAGTCTGTTCTTACCCCGCTATCAGTTGTCTTCCCGTGCTGGTTGGTTGGCTGTTCACCTTTCTGTCGCCCATCGCCTCGGCTACTCGACGACCCGCGACACCGCGAAGCGCTCATGCACTACCGGGCGGGGGAGGACTCGATGACCGCAGAGAGGTGGGCGGAGGCAGTGCTCGAGTTCAAGC containing:
- the rdgB gene encoding RdgB/HAM1 family non-canonical purine NTP pyrophosphatase, which encodes MTADLLLASQNPGKLGEMRQLLQDLRFRVLSPTELGIREAPEETGSSFMENAILKALYYAGRSGRLAAADDSGLGVDALGGGPGLYSSRFAGEGATDDARNRLLLQRLRGVPPDGRRARFTSAVAVARGNAILFRVQETVDGRIAEEPRGTNGFGYDPLFLYPPLGKTFGELSGVDKDLVSHRGKAFLRLREFLATLP